From one Nocardioides sp. Kera G14 genomic stretch:
- a CDS encoding DUF1275 family protein produces MTDRLRAVPAPTMHLWLMLVLTFTTGINDAVGYLGLDKVFTGNMTGNVVVLGMAVVGGSGLPVLGPSLALLGFLLGAAIGGRSLRRVTGAWTAVTTVLFAAVAAVMVALAVVLFVAGDDPEHGIMVTVTTIGAVAMGIQAAAARHIAIKDVTTVVVTSTLTGLAADSVFGSGKGGGSGRRFAAVLLILLGAAAGAALLKVHLGWGLLLAGVLIAAATGVGEWHRRAAVTA; encoded by the coding sequence GTGACTGACCGCCTGCGCGCCGTACCCGCTCCGACGATGCACCTGTGGCTGATGCTGGTGCTGACCTTCACCACCGGGATCAACGACGCGGTCGGCTACCTCGGCCTGGACAAGGTCTTCACCGGCAACATGACCGGCAACGTCGTGGTGCTCGGCATGGCCGTCGTGGGCGGCAGCGGCCTGCCGGTGCTCGGTCCCTCTCTGGCACTGCTCGGCTTCCTGCTCGGCGCCGCGATCGGCGGCCGCTCCCTGCGACGCGTCACGGGCGCCTGGACGGCCGTGACCACGGTGCTCTTCGCGGCGGTCGCGGCGGTGATGGTCGCGCTCGCGGTCGTGCTCTTCGTCGCCGGCGACGACCCGGAGCACGGGATCATGGTCACCGTCACGACGATCGGCGCTGTCGCCATGGGCATCCAGGCGGCGGCGGCGCGACACATCGCGATCAAGGACGTCACCACCGTCGTGGTCACGTCGACACTCACGGGGCTGGCTGCCGACTCGGTCTTCGGCTCCGGCAAGGGGGGCGGCTCCGGTCGGCGTTTCGCCGCCGTCCTGCTCATCCTGCTCGGCGCCGCGGCGGGTGCCGCGCTGCTCAAGGTCCACCTGGGCTGGGGGCTCCTGCTGGCGGGCGTGCTGATCGCCGCCGCGACCGGGGTGGGCGAGTGGCACCGCCGTGCCGCGGTCACGGCCTGA
- a CDS encoding TetR/AcrR family transcriptional regulator, with translation MSRRDELLDQVTDHVLAHGLIGLTLRPLAAAIGTSDRMLIYHFGSRDQLVTDVVTRSCERARAMIDGLPVADGVGAAVNRLWLAYQREPLFGCLHVYVQAAATGLIGEEPYRAAVRASNEIWVETLRAYLVRSGAQEDRAPRIVRMVDSALYGFLLDLTTDRPEELAQGVQDLATAAETLAAS, from the coding sequence ATGTCGCGGCGAGACGAGCTCTTGGACCAGGTCACCGACCATGTCCTCGCCCACGGACTGATCGGCCTGACCCTCCGTCCCCTCGCCGCCGCGATCGGCACGAGCGACCGCATGCTCATCTACCACTTCGGCAGCCGCGACCAGCTCGTGACCGACGTGGTCACGCGCTCGTGCGAGCGGGCCCGGGCGATGATCGACGGGCTGCCGGTCGCTGACGGTGTGGGTGCCGCGGTCAACCGGCTGTGGCTGGCCTACCAACGCGAGCCGCTCTTCGGCTGTCTGCACGTCTACGTCCAGGCAGCGGCCACCGGCCTGATCGGCGAGGAGCCCTACCGCGCCGCCGTGCGCGCCAGCAACGAGATCTGGGTGGAGACCCTGCGTGCCTACCTCGTCCGCAGCGGGGCACAGGAGGACCGTGCGCCGCGGATCGTCAGGATGGTCGACTCGGCCCTCTACGGCTTCCTACTCGACCTGACCACCGACCGTCCCGAGGAGCTTGCCCAAGGTGTCCAGGACCTCGCGACGGCGGCCGAGACGCTCGCGGCCTCCTGA
- a CDS encoding FAD-binding dehydrogenase, which produces MSDVADIVVVGHGLAGLVAAAEAADAGRSVVLVDQEPEQSLGGQAFWSLGGLFFVDSPEQRRMGIKDSVELAMQDWMGSAQFDRDDDLWPRRWAEAYVNWAAGEKRAWLREMGHRVFPIVGWAERGDGRADGHGNSVPRFHLTWGTGPGVVDPFERRVRLHVESGRIRFAHRHRVDEIIVEGGVSVGVRGKLLEASGIKRGEGSSRVEIGDFELRGSAVIVTSGGIGGNHDLVRRAWPSRLGEPPKTMVAGVPAHVDGRMLTITSETGARIINEDRMWHYVEGIRNWDPIWANHGIRILPGPSSLWLSATGERLPAPNFPGFDTLGTLKHLRSTGYDYSWFVLTKSIINKEFALSGSEQNPDMTGKSIRGVIDRARKGPGPVHAFMEHGEDFVVASSLSELVAGMNRLASVEPVGPSIDEAALRTIIERRDREIANPFTKDAQLTAVYSARHYRGDKISRVAKPHRLLDPEHGPLIAVKLHILSRKSLGGLETDLSGRCLTSAGVPLPGLYAAGEVSGFGGGGMMGYNALEGTFLGGCLFSGRAAGRAAAADI; this is translated from the coding sequence TCGGTCGTGCTCGTCGACCAGGAGCCCGAGCAGTCCCTGGGCGGGCAGGCATTCTGGTCGCTGGGCGGCCTCTTCTTCGTCGACTCTCCCGAGCAGCGGCGGATGGGCATCAAGGACTCCGTCGAGCTCGCGATGCAGGACTGGATGGGCTCGGCGCAGTTCGACCGCGACGACGACCTCTGGCCGCGCCGCTGGGCCGAGGCCTACGTCAACTGGGCCGCGGGTGAGAAGCGCGCGTGGCTGCGCGAGATGGGCCACCGTGTCTTCCCGATCGTCGGCTGGGCCGAGCGGGGCGACGGTCGTGCGGACGGCCACGGCAACTCGGTGCCGCGCTTCCACCTGACGTGGGGCACCGGCCCCGGCGTGGTCGATCCGTTCGAGCGACGCGTGCGGCTGCACGTCGAGTCCGGGCGGATCCGCTTCGCCCACAGGCACCGCGTGGACGAGATCATCGTCGAGGGCGGAGTTTCTGTCGGCGTACGGGGGAAGCTGCTGGAGGCCTCTGGCATCAAGCGGGGCGAAGGGTCCTCCCGCGTCGAGATCGGTGACTTCGAGCTGCGCGGCTCCGCCGTCATCGTGACCAGCGGTGGCATCGGGGGCAACCATGATCTCGTACGTCGTGCCTGGCCCTCCCGGCTCGGGGAGCCGCCGAAGACCATGGTCGCCGGCGTGCCCGCACACGTCGACGGCCGGATGCTCACGATCACCAGCGAGACCGGTGCGCGGATCATCAACGAGGACCGGATGTGGCACTACGTCGAGGGCATCCGGAACTGGGACCCGATCTGGGCCAACCACGGCATCCGGATCCTGCCGGGACCGTCGTCGCTCTGGCTCTCGGCCACGGGTGAGCGGCTGCCGGCGCCGAACTTCCCGGGCTTCGACACCCTGGGGACGCTCAAGCATCTGCGGTCGACGGGTTATGACTACTCGTGGTTCGTGCTGACGAAGTCGATCATCAACAAGGAGTTCGCGCTGTCGGGTTCCGAGCAGAACCCGGACATGACCGGCAAGTCGATCCGCGGCGTCATCGACCGCGCGCGCAAGGGGCCGGGGCCGGTGCACGCGTTCATGGAGCACGGCGAGGACTTCGTCGTCGCCTCGTCGTTGTCCGAGCTGGTGGCGGGGATGAACCGGCTGGCCTCGGTCGAGCCGGTCGGGCCGTCGATCGACGAGGCTGCGCTGCGCACGATCATCGAGCGGCGCGACCGGGAGATCGCGAACCCCTTCACCAAGGACGCCCAGCTGACTGCCGTCTACTCCGCGCGCCACTACCGCGGCGACAAGATCTCGCGTGTGGCCAAGCCGCACCGCCTGCTCGACCCCGAGCACGGGCCGCTGATCGCCGTGAAGCTGCACATCCTGTCGCGCAAGTCGCTCGGTGGTCTCGAGACGGATCTCTCGGGCCGCTGCCTGACGTCCGCCGGCGTGCCGCTGCCCGGGCTCTACGCGGCCGGTGAGGTCAGCGGCTTCGGCGGCGGCGGGATGATGGGCTACAACGCGCTCGAGGGCACCTTCCTGGGCGGCTGCCTCTTCTCCGGCCGCGCCGCCGGCAGGGCCGCAGCTGCAGATATCTAG
- a CDS encoding DMT family transporter has translation MAAFLALFGAIAFEIASTLSLPKTREFHDLPWTATVLVGYGVSFWLLTLALREIQVSTTYAIWSGVGTAATAILATVFLGDTMTWTKAFWLGVIIAGVIGLNLSGTTHA, from the coding sequence ATGGCCGCGTTCCTGGCGCTGTTCGGTGCGATCGCGTTCGAGATCGCCTCGACCCTGTCCCTGCCCAAGACCCGCGAGTTCCACGACCTCCCGTGGACCGCCACGGTCCTGGTCGGCTACGGCGTCTCCTTCTGGCTGCTGACGCTCGCGCTCCGTGAGATCCAGGTGTCGACGACGTACGCCATCTGGTCCGGCGTCGGCACCGCCGCCACCGCGATCCTCGCGACGGTCTTCCTCGGCGACACGATGACGTGGACCAAGGCCTTCTGGCTCGGCGTGATCATCGCGGGAGTCATCGGCCTGAACCTGTCCGGCACGACCCACGCCTAG